In the Methylomonas rhizoryzae genome, one interval contains:
- a CDS encoding segregation and condensation protein A produces the protein MSDSELQAQAEVLSPLALVQGQPFDDLPEDLYIPPDALRIFLETFEGPLDLLLYLIRRQNLDILDIPIAPITRQYIGYIEMMDKLRLELAAEYLVMAALLAEIKSRMLLPRQPECEEEEDDPRAFLIRKLQEYEAIKKVAEALDELPRDERDTFPATVDVSTVSVQQALPDVPLEELLLAFQQVLKRAERLSHHHISKEPLSVRERMATILEKLNRQDQLPFAACFTRSEGKGGVVVAFLAVLELSKERVVDIVQPEPYAGIFVRLRVDSSSGD, from the coding sequence ATGAGCGATTCCGAACTCCAAGCCCAAGCCGAAGTGTTGTCGCCGCTGGCGCTGGTGCAAGGCCAACCGTTCGACGATTTGCCGGAGGATTTGTACATCCCGCCGGATGCGCTACGGATATTTCTGGAAACGTTCGAAGGCCCTTTGGATTTGTTGCTGTATTTAATCAGGCGGCAGAATCTGGATATTTTGGATATTCCGATTGCGCCAATCACCCGGCAATACATAGGCTACATCGAAATGATGGATAAGCTGCGCTTGGAGCTGGCCGCGGAATATTTGGTCATGGCGGCGTTGTTGGCCGAAATCAAATCCCGGATGTTGTTGCCCCGGCAACCGGAATGCGAGGAAGAGGAAGACGATCCGCGGGCGTTTTTGATACGTAAGCTACAAGAGTACGAAGCGATCAAGAAGGTCGCCGAGGCGCTGGATGAATTGCCCAGGGACGAACGCGATACTTTTCCGGCCACGGTCGACGTGTCTACCGTCAGCGTGCAGCAAGCGTTGCCGGACGTGCCGCTCGAAGAGTTGTTGTTGGCGTTTCAACAGGTATTAAAGCGCGCGGAGCGACTCAGTCATCACCATATCAGTAAAGAGCCCTTATCAGTCCGTGAACGAATGGCAACCATTTTGGAAAAACTTAACCGGCAAGATCAGCTCCCTTTCGCAGCGTGTTTTACCCGAAGTGAAGGAAAAGGCGGGGTGGTTGTCGCGTTTCTTGCCGTCCTCGAACTCTCCAAGGAGCGAGTCGTCGACATCGTCCAGCCTGAACCCTACGCCGGAATTTTCGTCAGACTCCGGGTCGATAGCAGCAGCGGCGACTGA
- the scpB gene encoding SMC-Scp complex subunit ScpB — protein MNTKRIVEAILFAANKPLTIRQIQDAFPELERPDTLEIQTALETIAQDYQTRPIGLKQLASGYRFQIREGLAPWVTRLFEEKPARYSRALLETLSIIAYRQPVTRGEIEDIRGVSVSSSIVQTLLEREWIRVIAHKEVPGRPALYGTTKQFLDYFNLTSLSELPPLEEVGSLDFGDSAATQEASERPQTEFAQVSVLSSDQPEAEPESQAQIGAERRTLH, from the coding sequence GTGAACACCAAGCGCATCGTGGAGGCGATATTGTTTGCCGCCAACAAACCCTTGACTATTCGGCAAATTCAGGACGCGTTTCCGGAGCTGGAACGGCCGGATACCTTGGAAATACAGACCGCTCTGGAAACGATAGCGCAGGATTATCAAACCCGGCCGATAGGCTTGAAACAGCTGGCTAGCGGTTATCGCTTCCAGATCCGCGAAGGTTTGGCGCCCTGGGTGACGCGCTTGTTCGAAGAAAAGCCGGCCCGATATTCCCGAGCCTTGTTGGAAACCTTATCCATCATTGCTTATCGGCAACCCGTCACCCGCGGCGAAATTGAAGACATTCGCGGAGTCAGTGTCAGCAGCTCCATTGTGCAAACCTTGCTGGAACGGGAATGGATACGCGTGATCGCCCATAAGGAAGTACCGGGCCGGCCGGCCTTATACGGTACGACTAAACAGTTTTTGGACTATTTTAATTTGACGTCGCTAAGCGAACTGCCGCCTTTGGAAGAAGTCGGCAGTTTGGATTTCGGCGACTCAGCAGCCACTCAGGAAGCCAGTGAAAGACCGCAAACCGAATTCGCCCAAGTCTCCGTCTTATCCTCCGACCAACCGGAAGCCGAACCCGAATCGCAAGCCCAAATCGGCGCCGAACGTCGGACACTCCACTAA
- the rluB gene encoding 23S rRNA pseudouridine(2605) synthase RluB yields MKDRKPNSPKSPSYPPTNRKPNPNRKPKSAPNVGHSTNTIAGGERIQKLLSRAGIGSRREIERWIEEGKLLVNGVQIKPGYRLQAGDRLQINGRIVKWEKYAEQPTRVLVYHKPLGELVTRRDPEGRPVIFTQLPRLPVGRWIAVGRLDINTSGLILVTNNGELANRLMHPARQVEREYAVRILGEVDQAMMERLKSGVELDDGPGRFDEVRFYAGEGANKWFYVTVKQGRNRLVRRLWESQGVKVSRLIRVRYGDITLPERIRAHSFYELEEPELSMLMQSVDL; encoded by the coding sequence GTGAAAGACCGCAAACCGAATTCGCCCAAGTCTCCGTCTTATCCTCCGACCAACCGGAAGCCGAACCCGAATCGCAAGCCCAAATCGGCGCCGAACGTCGGACACTCCACTAACACGATAGCCGGCGGCGAACGCATTCAAAAATTGCTGTCGCGGGCCGGGATCGGCTCGCGGCGGGAAATCGAACGCTGGATAGAAGAAGGCAAGTTGCTAGTGAACGGCGTTCAGATTAAACCGGGCTACCGGTTGCAGGCCGGAGATAGATTGCAGATCAATGGCCGCATCGTCAAATGGGAAAAATACGCCGAGCAGCCGACCCGGGTGTTGGTGTACCACAAACCGTTGGGGGAATTGGTTACCCGGCGGGACCCGGAGGGCCGGCCGGTGATTTTTACCCAATTGCCGCGCTTGCCGGTGGGGCGCTGGATTGCGGTGGGACGTTTGGATATCAATACCTCCGGTTTGATTTTAGTCACCAATAACGGCGAATTGGCTAACCGGCTGATGCACCCGGCCCGGCAAGTGGAACGCGAATACGCCGTGCGCATTTTAGGCGAAGTCGACCAGGCCATGATGGAGCGGTTGAAATCCGGCGTGGAACTGGACGACGGCCCGGGCCGTTTCGACGAGGTGCGGTTTTATGCCGGAGAAGGGGCCAACAAATGGTTTTACGTGACGGTCAAACAAGGGCGTAACCGTTTGGTGCGGCGCTTGTGGGAATCGCAAGGCGTCAAAGTCAGCCGCTTGATTCGGGTGCGCTATGGCGACATTACCTTGCCGGAACGGATTAGGGCGCACTCGTTTTACGAGCTGGAGGAACCGGAATTGAGCATGCTGATGCAATCGGTGGATCTCTAG
- a CDS encoding polysaccharide biosynthesis C-terminal domain-containing protein — protein sequence MSVLKKLASQTAIYGLSSIVGRFLNYLLVPLYTYTFSASEYGVVSELYAYAGFFAVLLVFGLETGYFRFRQKPEFAGEAVYANALSLIVVANLLFVLGVYCYLPSIAQTLGYSDHPEYLLWFSVILAVDAVTALPFARLRAENRAWRFAGIRLAEIAVTIGLNLFFLLLCPKLITLWPDNGFSAYYNPKLGVGYIFLANLAASTFKFLLLLPQFRRVPVNVQAGIALPLTRYSLPMVAIGLAGMVNEMLDRAILKLLLPYDLNTNLKMLGIYGACYKLSILMSLFVQAFRYAGEPFFFAYAGREDAQRSYALVLRYFVIAGLLIFLAVTLFLDFFKYFIGPEFRSGLAVVPILLLANLLLGVYVNLSVWYKLSDRTGLGAWVAMAGAALTALLNWYWIPLWGYVGSAWATLACYAFMVCLSWLLGRLYYPIPYPLAAIGAYSGLGIGLYFAHLQLIDHTAIAPWLSGAMGLTAYVGLAYLFEIKALRKKPLSHPPAQ from the coding sequence TTGAGCGTCTTAAAAAAATTAGCATCGCAAACCGCGATATACGGGCTGAGCAGCATCGTCGGCCGCTTTCTCAATTATCTGCTGGTCCCGCTTTACACCTATACCTTTAGCGCGAGCGAATACGGCGTGGTATCGGAGCTTTACGCCTATGCCGGCTTTTTCGCCGTATTACTGGTATTCGGCCTGGAAACCGGTTATTTCCGCTTTCGGCAAAAACCGGAATTCGCCGGCGAGGCTGTATACGCCAATGCCTTGAGTTTAATCGTCGTCGCCAACTTACTGTTCGTACTCGGCGTATATTGCTACCTTCCAAGCATTGCCCAAACTTTAGGCTACTCCGATCACCCGGAATATTTGCTGTGGTTTAGCGTGATCTTGGCGGTAGACGCGGTTACCGCGCTACCGTTCGCCCGTTTGCGGGCCGAGAACCGGGCCTGGCGCTTCGCGGGAATACGCTTGGCGGAAATTGCCGTTACCATAGGCTTGAACCTGTTTTTTCTGCTGCTTTGTCCTAAGTTGATAACGCTGTGGCCGGACAACGGGTTTTCGGCTTACTACAACCCGAAGTTGGGCGTCGGCTATATCTTTCTGGCCAATCTGGCCGCCAGTACCTTTAAGTTTTTGTTATTGCTACCCCAGTTTCGCCGAGTGCCCGTGAATGTACAGGCCGGGATCGCATTACCGCTCACCCGATACTCCTTACCCATGGTGGCGATAGGTTTGGCCGGCATGGTCAACGAAATGCTGGACCGCGCCATTTTGAAACTGTTGTTGCCTTATGACCTGAACACCAATTTGAAAATGCTCGGCATTTACGGCGCCTGCTACAAATTGTCGATCTTGATGAGTTTATTCGTGCAGGCTTTTCGCTATGCCGGCGAACCGTTTTTTTTCGCTTACGCCGGCCGGGAAGACGCACAACGCAGCTATGCCTTGGTATTGCGCTATTTCGTCATCGCCGGCCTGTTGATCTTTTTAGCGGTGACGCTGTTCCTCGACTTTTTCAAGTATTTCATCGGTCCCGAATTTCGGAGCGGATTAGCGGTAGTGCCCATATTGCTGTTGGCAAATTTGTTATTGGGCGTGTACGTCAATCTCTCCGTTTGGTACAAACTCAGCGACCGCACCGGCCTGGGTGCCTGGGTCGCCATGGCCGGCGCCGCGCTGACCGCGTTGCTCAACTGGTATTGGATTCCGCTGTGGGGCTATGTCGGCTCGGCTTGGGCGACCTTGGCCTGCTATGCCTTTATGGTGTGCCTGTCTTGGCTGCTGGGCCGGCTGTATTACCCGATACCTTACCCGCTAGCTGCAATCGGCGCCTACAGCGGTTTAGGCATAGGCCTTTATTTTGCCCACCTGCAGCTGATCGACCATACGGCTATCGCCCCTTGGTTAAGCGGTGCAATGGGTCTAACGGCTTATGTAGGGCTGGCTTATCTGTTCGAGATTAAAGCGTTACGGAAAAAACCGCTGTCGCATCCGCCCGCCCAATAG
- the trmB gene encoding tRNA (guanosine(46)-N7)-methyltransferase TrmB, producing MSESRIIDPERIRSFIRRQGRATTGQRIALEQHWTKYCLATTSAFEPNRSFGRQAPLIVEIGFGNGDSLADMAAANPHLNYLGIEVHRPGVGHLMMLLAERGIGNVRIYHHDAIEILETKIADASLAGVHLFFPDPWHKRRHHKRRIVRPSFIHLLNQKLLPGGYFHAATDWQDYAKDMLSQLSADTGLKNASPGGDYCPRPDYRPLTKFENRGLKLGHGVWDLIFIKK from the coding sequence ATGAGCGAATCACGCATTATCGACCCCGAACGCATCCGCAGCTTCATCCGCCGGCAAGGCCGCGCCACCACCGGCCAACGCATCGCTTTGGAACAGCATTGGACTAAATACTGTCTTGCCACTACAAGCGCATTCGAGCCAAACCGAAGCTTCGGCCGGCAAGCGCCATTAATTGTCGAAATCGGCTTCGGCAACGGCGACAGTCTGGCCGATATGGCCGCCGCCAACCCGCATTTGAATTATTTGGGCATAGAAGTACACCGGCCCGGCGTCGGTCACCTGATGATGTTGTTGGCAGAACGCGGTATCGGCAACGTTCGCATTTACCACCACGACGCAATCGAAATTTTGGAGACAAAGATCGCCGACGCCAGCCTGGCCGGCGTACATTTGTTTTTTCCCGACCCCTGGCACAAACGTCGCCACCACAAACGCCGCATCGTCCGCCCGAGTTTTATACATTTACTCAACCAAAAGCTGCTCCCGGGCGGCTATTTTCATGCGGCGACCGACTGGCAGGATTACGCCAAAGACATGCTGAGCCAGCTTAGCGCCGATACCGGCTTGAAAAACGCCAGCCCCGGCGGCGACTATTGCCCGCGCCCGGATTACCGGCCCTTGACCAAATTCGAAAACCGCGGCTTGAAGTTGGGGCACGGCGTGTGGGATTTGATTTTTATCAAAAAGTAA
- a CDS encoding carbon-nitrogen hydrolase family protein: protein MPKLATAQYDISFLETWDNFEAKTRRWVEDAAANKADILLFPEYACMELASLFPKPVYSSLSGQLDALQTLLPAFLQLFQDLAEQHRVYIQAGTYPVKHPTGEFRNHAYFFTPQGDVDYQEKLTMTRFENEQWHISRGLDIKLFDTVFGKVAINICYDSEFPHYARRQAERGATLILVPSCTDTEAGYYRVRIGCQARALENQCYVAQASLVGNADWSEAVDVNCGAAAVYTPVDRGFPNNGILAIGSYNQVQWVYADLDLSAVATVREQGQVFNYRDWPKQFDCQ, encoded by the coding sequence ATGCCTAAACTCGCTACCGCTCAATACGACATCAGCTTTTTAGAGACCTGGGACAATTTCGAAGCCAAAACCCGCCGTTGGGTCGAGGACGCCGCCGCCAATAAAGCCGATATTTTGCTATTCCCGGAATACGCCTGCATGGAACTGGCGTCCTTGTTCCCCAAACCTGTCTACTCTTCCTTGTCCGGCCAACTGGATGCGCTGCAAACCCTGCTGCCGGCTTTCCTGCAGCTGTTCCAAGATCTGGCAGAACAGCACCGGGTGTACATTCAAGCCGGCACCTATCCTGTCAAACACCCCACCGGCGAATTCCGTAACCACGCTTACTTTTTTACTCCGCAGGGCGACGTGGATTATCAGGAAAAGCTGACCATGACCCGGTTCGAAAACGAACAATGGCATATCTCACGCGGTCTGGACATCAAACTGTTCGACACCGTGTTCGGCAAGGTCGCGATCAACATATGTTACGACAGCGAATTTCCGCATTACGCCCGCCGGCAAGCCGAACGCGGTGCCACGTTGATCCTGGTCCCCAGTTGCACCGACACCGAAGCCGGCTACTACCGGGTTAGGATCGGTTGCCAAGCCCGGGCGCTGGAAAACCAATGTTACGTGGCGCAAGCCTCGCTGGTCGGCAATGCCGATTGGTCGGAAGCGGTAGACGTCAATTGCGGTGCCGCCGCCGTCTATACCCCGGTCGACCGCGGCTTCCCTAACAACGGCATCCTGGCGATAGGGAGTTACAACCAAGTGCAATGGGTATACGCCGACTTGGATCTATCCGCCGTCGCCACGGTGCGCGAACAAGGCCAGGTATTCAATTACCGGGACTGGCCCAAACAATTCGATTGTCAATAA
- a CDS encoding GNAT family N-acetyltransferase encodes MSKDIRITRLSGKALLQYIPELARLRIEVFRDFPYLYDGDYEYEKKYLKTYIDCPESVIVLAFDGDAIVGASTAIPLKYETEEVKKPFVEHGYHPDEVFYCGESVLNKAYRGLGIGVKFFEQREAHAEDLGGFKHITFCCVERPADHPRRPADYVPLDAFWNKRGYFKHPELKTTYSWKDLDDSAETPKPMTFWLKEDHA; translated from the coding sequence ATGAGTAAAGACATCCGCATCACCCGCCTCAGCGGCAAAGCCTTACTTCAATACATTCCGGAACTGGCCCGGCTGCGTATCGAAGTGTTCCGAGACTTTCCTTATCTGTACGACGGTGATTACGAATACGAAAAAAAATATCTCAAAACCTATATCGACTGCCCGGAGAGCGTGATCGTGTTAGCCTTCGACGGAGACGCCATCGTCGGTGCCTCCACCGCGATTCCGCTGAAATACGAAACCGAAGAAGTCAAAAAGCCGTTCGTCGAACACGGCTACCATCCGGACGAGGTGTTTTATTGCGGCGAATCGGTATTGAATAAAGCCTATCGAGGGCTAGGCATAGGGGTGAAATTTTTCGAACAACGCGAAGCGCACGCCGAAGATTTAGGCGGCTTCAAGCACATAACCTTCTGCTGCGTGGAACGGCCGGCCGACCATCCTCGCCGCCCGGCGGATTATGTACCGCTGGACGCATTCTGGAACAAACGCGGTTACTTCAAACATCCGGAACTGAAAACCACTTATTCCTGGAAAGATCTCGACGACAGCGCCGAAACTCCCAAACCCATGACATTCTGGCTGAAGGAAGACCATGCCTAA
- a CDS encoding ABC transporter substrate-binding protein, translating into MLIAGFLMPERIAAAAKQTIKIAYLSEEKDAPPALSNLDPFIQNKGLHGAELAIADNNTTGQFTGQHYELQKLIVPVGGDVIKSFDSLADDVAFVVLNLDARHINALADAPKARERLLFDASTSDDALRGGECRHNVLHLLPSRAMRADALAQYMLKKRWQKWFLVVGPAPEDNLYAEAIKRAAKRFGMKLVAEKVWSHDYDARRSAQSDVPVFTQGEEYDVLVVADEQGLFGEYLDYRTWLPRPVIGTQGLVATAWHRTHEQWGAVQLQNRFLEAAGRRMEEQDYAAYLAVRAIGEASVRSKSNQMPAVKDYMLSDAFALQGYKGKPLSFRRWDGQLRQPILLAAPRSLVSVAPIEGFLHPVTELDTLGYDQPETNCH; encoded by the coding sequence ATGTTGATTGCCGGTTTTTTGATGCCGGAGCGGATTGCGGCAGCTGCCAAGCAAACGATTAAAATTGCGTATCTTTCCGAAGAAAAGGACGCGCCGCCGGCCTTGTCCAATTTGGACCCGTTCATTCAAAACAAAGGGCTGCACGGCGCGGAATTGGCGATAGCGGATAACAATACCACCGGCCAGTTTACCGGTCAGCACTATGAGTTGCAGAAGCTGATCGTGCCGGTGGGCGGTGACGTGATCAAGAGTTTCGATAGTCTGGCCGACGACGTGGCCTTCGTGGTGCTCAACCTGGATGCCCGGCATATCAACGCGTTGGCGGACGCTCCCAAAGCCCGCGAGCGCTTGTTGTTCGACGCAAGTACCAGCGATGATGCTTTACGCGGCGGCGAATGTCGTCACAACGTATTGCATTTATTGCCCAGCCGGGCCATGCGCGCCGACGCCTTGGCCCAGTACATGCTGAAAAAGCGCTGGCAGAAATGGTTTCTGGTCGTAGGCCCGGCGCCGGAAGACAATTTATATGCGGAAGCCATCAAGCGGGCCGCTAAACGATTCGGCATGAAATTGGTAGCCGAGAAAGTTTGGAGTCACGATTACGACGCGCGCCGTTCCGCCCAGTCGGACGTGCCGGTGTTTACCCAGGGCGAAGAATATGATGTGTTAGTCGTCGCCGATGAGCAAGGCTTGTTCGGCGAATATTTGGATTACCGTACCTGGTTGCCGCGGCCGGTGATAGGCACTCAAGGCTTGGTCGCGACTGCCTGGCACCGCACCCACGAGCAGTGGGGGGCAGTGCAATTGCAAAATCGATTTCTCGAAGCGGCGGGACGGCGCATGGAAGAACAGGATTACGCGGCTTATTTAGCAGTGCGGGCCATAGGTGAAGCCAGTGTGCGCAGCAAATCCAATCAGATGCCGGCGGTCAAAGATTATATGCTGTCGGATGCTTTCGCTTTACAAGGCTATAAAGGCAAGCCACTGTCTTTCCGGCGTTGGGACGGACAGTTGCGTCAACCAATTCTATTGGCTGCGCCGCGTTCTTTGGTCAGCGTAGCGCCTATCGAAGGTTTTTTACACCCCGTTACCGAACTGGATACCCTGGGTTACGATCAACCCGAAACCAACTGCCACTAG
- a CDS encoding PQQ-dependent catabolism-associated beta-propeller protein — MLKLSCIVWPLALCCAGIAHAETVFVTLEKDNAIAIVDPAEGKLLKTVDVGQRPRGIALGQDGKSLFVATSDDDTIKIIDADTLKETGRLPSGEDPETFALSADGKTMYVSNEDDSAVTVIDLATKKAVRQIKVGVEPEGITVSPDNQWAVSASETTNMLHWIDTKSGNIVENSLVDPRPRAVTFTADSQQLWATSEMAGTVTVIDVADKQNLRTLLLDVQGVSSDLIQPVGVVVDKQRRYAYIALGPANRVAVVNAQTLKVEKYLLVGQRVWNLAFSPDEKRLYTTNGVSNDISIIDLEEHKVTKSIAVGRYPWGVAVKP; from the coding sequence ATGTTGAAATTAAGCTGTATCGTTTGGCCGCTGGCGCTGTGTTGCGCCGGTATCGCTCATGCCGAAACCGTGTTTGTTACCTTGGAAAAAGATAATGCTATTGCCATTGTCGATCCCGCCGAGGGCAAATTGCTGAAGACTGTGGATGTCGGGCAACGTCCGCGCGGAATAGCGCTTGGCCAGGACGGCAAGTCGTTGTTTGTGGCGACTAGCGACGACGATACCATCAAGATCATAGATGCCGATACGTTGAAAGAGACCGGCCGTTTGCCTTCCGGCGAAGACCCGGAAACTTTTGCCTTGAGTGCTGACGGCAAAACCATGTACGTATCCAACGAAGATGACAGTGCGGTTACCGTGATCGATTTGGCGACGAAAAAAGCCGTTCGGCAAATCAAGGTTGGGGTGGAACCGGAAGGGATAACGGTCAGCCCGGACAACCAATGGGCTGTGAGCGCTTCCGAAACTACCAATATGCTGCACTGGATAGACACCAAAAGCGGCAATATCGTCGAAAATAGCTTGGTCGATCCGCGCCCGCGCGCTGTGACTTTTACCGCCGATAGTCAGCAGCTGTGGGCGACTTCGGAAATGGCCGGTACCGTCACCGTCATAGACGTCGCCGACAAGCAAAATCTGCGGACGTTGCTATTGGACGTGCAAGGGGTGAGTTCCGATTTGATCCAGCCGGTCGGTGTCGTAGTAGATAAACAACGCCGTTACGCGTATATCGCGTTGGGGCCGGCCAACCGGGTAGCGGTGGTCAATGCACAAACCTTGAAGGTGGAAAAATATTTGCTGGTAGGCCAGCGGGTATGGAATCTGGCATTTTCGCCCGACGAAAAGCGCCTTTACACCACTAACGGAGTTAGCAACGATATTTCCATCATCGATCTGGAAGAACACAAGGTGACCAAATCGATAGCCGTGGGCCGTTATCCTTGGGGCGTTGCGGTAAAGCCATGA
- a CDS encoding ABC transporter ATP-binding protein: protein MTEFALKVEGLSFAYGAKKALDEVYFSVQAGECAILLGPNGAGKSTLFSLITRLYDSREGRIAICGFDVKKQSRLALAQLGVVFQQTTLDPDLSVMQNLRYHAALHGIGRRVADKRIQEELERLQMFERRKEKVRQLNGGHKRRVEIARALLHQPSVLLLDEPTVGLDVPSRQAIVEHVHQLVKRQRLAVLWATHLIDEIAEEDSLIVLHRGRIKAGGPLKSVLETAGCSNVGEAFRKLTQGAAA from the coding sequence ATGACCGAATTCGCATTGAAAGTAGAGGGCTTGAGTTTTGCCTACGGCGCAAAAAAAGCCCTGGATGAGGTCTATTTTTCCGTGCAAGCGGGCGAATGCGCCATTCTATTGGGGCCGAACGGCGCCGGTAAAAGCACCTTGTTTTCCCTGATTACCCGCTTGTACGACAGTCGGGAAGGCCGTATCGCGATATGCGGTTTCGATGTCAAAAAGCAAAGCCGCTTGGCCTTGGCCCAATTGGGAGTGGTGTTTCAACAGACCACCTTGGATCCTGATTTGTCGGTGATGCAAAATTTGCGCTATCACGCCGCATTGCACGGCATCGGCCGGAGAGTGGCCGACAAGCGGATACAGGAAGAATTGGAGCGGTTGCAGATGTTCGAAAGGCGTAAGGAAAAAGTGCGTCAGTTAAACGGTGGGCATAAACGCCGGGTCGAAATTGCCCGGGCTTTACTGCATCAACCCAGCGTATTACTTTTGGACGAACCGACAGTGGGCCTGGATGTGCCCAGTCGCCAGGCTATCGTCGAGCATGTGCATCAGTTGGTCAAACGGCAGCGTTTGGCCGTATTGTGGGCCACTCATCTGATAGACGAGATCGCGGAGGAGGACAGTTTGATCGTATTGCATCGAGGCCGGATCAAAGCCGGCGGCCCCCTGAAATCGGTCTTGGAAACGGCCGGATGTAGTAACGTCGGCGAGGCGTTTCGAAAACTGACCCAAGGAGCGGCAGCATGA
- a CDS encoding ABC transporter permease, with protein MRLMHYWRAMLGIIGRELLRFLHQRERFVSALVRPLVWLFVFAAGFRAALGIAITPPYETYILYEVYITPGLIGMIQLFNGMQSSLSMVYDREMGSMRMLMVCPLPRWFLLLSKLIAGTAVSVLQVYAFLGIAWLYEIQAPLMGYLWIVPALMLSGMMLGALGLLLSSFIKQLENFAGVMNFVIFPMFFMSTALYPLWKIKESSELLYQLAQYNPFSQAVELIRFALYEQYNQEALLYTAAAFLLFISAAIVGYNPSKGMMVKKGGGGD; from the coding sequence ATGAGGCTGATGCATTATTGGCGGGCGATGCTTGGCATTATCGGCCGGGAATTATTGCGGTTTTTGCATCAACGGGAGCGTTTCGTTTCCGCTTTGGTACGGCCATTGGTTTGGTTATTCGTATTTGCGGCCGGTTTTCGTGCCGCTTTGGGGATAGCCATTACCCCGCCATACGAAACGTATATTTTGTACGAAGTCTATATCACGCCGGGGCTAATCGGCATGATCCAGCTATTTAACGGCATGCAAAGCTCTTTATCGATGGTTTACGACCGCGAGATGGGCAGTATGCGCATGTTGATGGTGTGTCCGTTGCCGCGCTGGTTTTTGCTGCTCAGCAAACTGATTGCCGGTACTGCAGTATCGGTGTTGCAAGTGTATGCGTTTTTGGGGATAGCGTGGCTGTACGAAATACAGGCACCCCTCATGGGCTATTTGTGGATTGTGCCGGCGTTGATGTTGTCTGGCATGATGTTGGGTGCGCTGGGTTTGTTGTTGTCGTCGTTTATTAAGCAACTGGAAAACTTTGCCGGGGTCATGAACTTCGTCATTTTTCCGATGTTCTTTATGTCCACCGCATTGTATCCGCTATGGAAAATCAAGGAATCCAGCGAGTTGCTGTATCAATTGGCGCAGTACAACCCGTTTTCGCAAGCCGTGGAGCTAATCCGTTTCGCCTTATATGAGCAATACAACCAGGAGGCTTTGCTTTACACGGCAGCCGCGTTTTTGCTATTCATCAGTGCGGCTATCGTGGGATATAACCCGTCCAAGGGCATGATGGTCAAAAAAGGCGGCGGCGGAGATTGA